Proteins co-encoded in one Taeniopygia guttata chromosome 4, bTaeGut7.mat, whole genome shotgun sequence genomic window:
- the PURG gene encoding purine-rich element-binding protein gamma — protein sequence MERGRGGGGGRNLGGSGLHRNIYSQSQQQYHYPASSQGSCMEIQELASKRVDIQKKRFYLDVKQSSRGRFLKIAEVWIGRGRQDNIRKSKLTLSLSVAAELKDCLGDFIEHYAHLGLKGGHGHRHEHSNDKEQHPRRRPQHPPPSPPVSVGSEEPPHSVLKTEYIERDNRKYYLDLKENQRGRFLRIRQTMSRGPGMMGYFGHSLGQEQTIVLPAQGMIEFRDALVQLIEEYGEGDIEDRRGGGDEPPELPEGTSFRVDNKRFYFDVGSNRYGIFLKVSEVRPPYRNTITVPYKAWTRFGENFIKYEEEMRRIYNSHKEKRMDARGDSGEEQEGLE from the coding sequence ATggaaagagggagaggaggaggaggaggaaggaaccTGGGAGGCTCTGGCTTGCACAGGAATATTTATTCCCAGTCCCAGCAGCAGTACCACTACCCGGCCTCCTCCCAGGGGAGCTGCATGGAGATCCAGGAGCTGGCCTCCAAGAGGGTGGACATCCAGAAGAAGCGCTTTTATCTGGATGTGAAACAGAGTTCCCGAGGCCGCTTCCTGAAGATTGCCGAGGTCTGGATAGGAAGGGGCAGGCAGGACAACATCAGGAAGAGCAAGCTGACCCTCTCCTTGTCCGTGGCTGCCGAGCTGAAGGACTGCTTGGGGGACTTCATCGAGCACTACGCGCATCTGGGCCTGAAGGGCGGCCATGGCCACCGGCACGAACACAGCAACGACAAGGAGCAGCATCCCCGGAGGCGGCCGCAGCACCCACCGCCCTCGCCCCCAGTGTCCGTGGGCTCTGAAGAGCCCCCTCACAGCGTCCTCAAAACGGAGTACATCGAGAGGGACAACAGGAAGTACTACCTGGACCTGAAGGAGAACCAGCGCGGGCGCTTCCTGCGGATTAGGCAGACCATGAGCAGGGGACCTGGCATGATGGGTTACTTCGGCCACAGCTTGGGACAGGAGCAGACGATCGTCCTCCCGGCGCAAGGGATGATCGAGTTCAGGGATGCTTTGGTGCAGCTGATTGAAGAATACGGCGAGGGGGACATAGAGGATCGCCGGGGGGGAGGTGACGAGCCCCCGGAGCTCCCCGAGGGCACCTCCTTCCGAGTGGACAACAAGCGCTTCTACTTCGACGTGGGATCCAACAGGTACGGCATCTTCCTGAAGGTAAGTGAGGTGAGGCCGCCCTACCGTAACACCATCACAGTTCCCTACAAAGCGTGGACACGGTTCGGGGAAAATTTTATCAAGTACGAAGAAGAGATGAGGAGAATTTACAACAGCcataaagagaaaagaatggaTGCCAGAGGGGACAGTGGTGAAGAGCAAGAGGGTCTGGAATAG